CCAATAGTTTAAGATAAACAAATAGAGAGtagtaaaactaaaaaaaatatctagCAATCAGCACTACCATGGATAATATTACCTTTTCTTGAATAGAGACCACTGGATGTTCGAAATTTTCCTCATTCTCCTGCCAATGTTTTTTAACGAACTGCTTTAAAAGAACTGCAGCTAGGTATAACATGTTAATTCTAACAAGGAACGGAAACGGAACAAAGAACATTAACCCTACAAGTTTTGTAACATTCCGGTTAACTATTTTCTATAAAACAAAATGCAACTAACTGAAATTTGAAATacataaaaagattaaaattcTTGTGGCCCTATGGAGAATTGGTCAGAAATCCACAATAGAGTCCGACCACAATTAATTGACAAAATCACAAAAGGATATCTGGCGTGCTCCTAAAGGAAGCTCCCTATTCCCGGCAATCCTGCACAATGCACTCCCAAAACCTTCAAAAGAAACAACAAACCTTAGCTCCAACTCATACCATCGGCCAGCTGTTTAGCTAATCAAGACGATCTTACTAAATTAACACGTCCTACAACACCAATTAGCCTTAAGAAACATTGTTACAACACAAATTTGGTAAAGTAAAATATACACAACAAGTACTCTACAGTCTTCACACAAACCATTTAATCAACAGTCCTCCAAAACTAGTTTAGCATAATAAGCGGTCCTCCGAAATTCATCAATTCGTAAACAATACAACACTAATTACACCTCATTATATAtccaatctaaaatattaacaattaaaccAATATGCAGACCACGCGCAGTAAAATTACTAAACTAACAGTCTCGAGGACACGAGAATCTTTCTCAAATGTCTATGGCTAAAAATACACTGTGTTAGTTCCATTGGACCGATAATTTCATCGAAAAACCTGGTTGGACGGAGGCCTGATTGAGCGACGTCTCAGCGAAAGATCGAACTTGTTGATTAGTGTCAAGAGTAGCGTTTAAGCAGTTGAGTAGCCAGTGTTGATCTTGATCCACCATGATTGACTGAGAGTGTTGGTTTTAGTGTGTGTTTTTAGTGTGTGTTTTGGAGAAATGTGCGGCAAATTGGAGGGAGAGTGTTTGTAATTGGGGGAGTATATATAGAGTTAGGGCTTTTAGAGGGGATGATCGGACCGGATCCCGGTTCCAGTAATTAGCTTTTTGGCCGTTCCAGTATGTTCTGGTTTTGTTCGTCTAAACCCGGTTAAAATAGTGTGGaaaacaattttaattaataattaatttgttgAATGGATATTACTAATTtagaaagaaaatttattttgttaattagattttactaatttataaaatttggtgTTCAATTCTTGTTTGATtagtttaaagttttttttaatcttgtttTGTTTACATTTCATATAGTATTAtaagatttattatatatttgaatcaTTTTAAGTTAATATAGAATTTTTTTGCGTTAGCCTTGGTCAAGATTCAAAGCGATGCttaacttaaattaaaaaatatttgtttttgatttATCATGGAATAAATTGATgtcaaaacaatatttttaaattaaaattttatatttatatttttaaataaaatttatatcataatatattaaatttatatgttactctctccgtcctcTTTTGCATGCCCATTTTGATTTTCAAGAGTCAAATTGACCCTTTTTTGatcaaacattataaataatctattcattatctttaaatattaaagttgcatatttatttccaaaaaagttgcatattaaaatagactaaatatatttttttattattttttaattacatgGTACATACAAATTTCAGTTAATATATAGTCAATTTAGCCGGTCAAAAGTcgaaatggacatgtaaaagggatCGGAGGAAAGAGTAATTTAAAGTCaagataaatattatatataaatttaatttttttgtttattgtaaattataaatcattatttttaaattaaagtaagtatattaaaattaaacaatatATGGAAAGAAAAAACGACTTATGTCTAACATTTCCAACTGTTAGGACACTAActgaataaaataacaaaatttatcaGCTAAATTCCAAGTTTGGACTTGTTTATGGGTAAAAGAATAGTGGATCAACATCTTAAAATTACTTAAAGCTATACATGAAAAAACCAAGTGCCTAAGAAAATCTGCAGAGTGCCAAACTACAACTCTTGTACTTAAAACTAACACAATTTCACTCCCACAAGCACTCAAGAGCCTTGCCTAGTTTATAGTTTCTTGGCATCTTGGCCTTGATACGCCACCCTGATTTTCTCCTCAAAAAGTGTGGAGGAAAAGCATTTTGCACTGAAGATTTAGCATAAAAACTACCCTTAGCTTTAGAATCAGCAATCTTAAATGGCTGATACGTGTCGTTAGGATGAAATGGTCTTGGATTTACGTCTTTAATATGACTGTAGCAACGGCAAGTAGTCATGTCTTTTTTCTTTGAACAAGCAATCTTCATGTTCTGAGGGAAAGGCAGAGCAGTAAGGTAAGGATTCCAGTCTCTGCACAATCCGAAGGTTCATCTTGGATGACCAAATAACCTGAATTTGGACCCTCGGGTAGTACTCTGAGAGATTCTGGATTATTTTTATAATGAGAGAAAGGCCTGGTCACATACATGGATACTTTTTTCTAATAATCCCTAGTGCTACcttgataatatatatgtagTTTGCACAACAGATCTGTTctattcaaattgtttgaataaGTAAAACAAGCTCTAAGAAAATGATGTTATATTGCTTCTCCTTTTTTTGATAATTACTTAACACAAGTCTTGACAATATATAACTGATCTTCTAATTTCGTATTATCAGTCAAAACCAACAATTTATCTTACATTTTAAAGCAAAATTGAATTCTCGACCTTTGGTTATCAACTAAGAACAAAGTGCATCGGCTAAATTATAATAGTGACCGTACAGGCACACACAATGACAGTTTGCTTAGACAGGCCTTGGCCTATGCAATTACACTCGTCAGAAATATGCTGCCAGTTATTACCAGTAATCCCGCGGCTAAATCCTTTTTGCCTCTTCAACGTGCAAAGACAATAAAAGATGTAGTTGCAAAGTGATTTTTCATTCTCAAAAGACTTCTTCATATGAATTATGAGGTTTACTAATCTAACCTCTAATATCTGTAATTTACTAGGCTCTGTAAAACAAATCCTGGACACCCTGTGTTTAAAAGAATCATAAGGCTCACACTGTGTTTTAGTCTTGAATGCAACATTTTTACTTATTTTAGATATGTTATATTGTCATAGCATTGCAATTGCAGTTAGATCCAGACTTTTAACATGTTACAAACTTTTAACATGTTAATAGAAGAGCAGTGGATCATTTAGCTAAAAGAACTAATAATATACAAAGCTAAAGATTGTATGACACTGCGAAATCAAGAGAAGGCAAATTAGTTAACTAGAAAGATCACAGAGACTTTAACTATGGCACATCAGATAAAGCAACTAACAGAACATCACTCCCACAGGCACTTGAGTTGTTGCGTATGCTTGAAATCATAAGTCATAACCAAACTTCCATTCATTCTTTTTAACACAAACCTCTCCACCAAAACATAGCATCCAAACTTCCTCCATCCTTCAGCACCTCCTCGAAACTCCTCCACTTTATGCACCCTCACTTACCTTTCACCTCCACCAACCCATCCAACCGTTTCTTCCTCCCATTTCATTCTTTCTATAATCTCTGAACTCAATCCGATGCTTACTTCTCTTTTGCTCCCAGAGCCTTTAAACCACTTAGTTTTACAGCTTCTATCCACCATTTTCTTTTCATCCCACACAGCCTTTGTGCCTCCAATCATTACAACTTCACTTTGAACAACGGCATTAACCATTACAACAATGCCATGATCAATATTGCTGCACTCAAATATCTGCTCCCAGCTTTGCTCTAGTGTCATCTCATAAAACATTGACTTTTCCATCTGATCTCTTGACGTCAACCTTCCATCCTTAATGAACATGAAAGGGCAATACCATCTCCCCACCACAACAGCTTCTGAACTCTTACGAGACAGTGGAAAGCTCATGACAGGAAGGTGTGCACGAAGAGTAGAGTCGACACCTAAAGCCTCGCCTAATTTATAGTGTTTTGGAGTTTTAGCACTTATATTCCATCCTCTAGTTCTCAAAAAGGATGGAGGAAAAGCACCCTGAGCTACAGATTTCGCATAAAAACTACccttagtttcataattaacAATCTTGAATTGCTGATATTTGTCGCAAGGATCAAATGGTCTTGGCTTTACATCTTTAACATGACTGCAGAAACAGCAAGTAGTCATGTCTTCTTCCGTTGAACAAGCATAAGCCTTCCTGAAAAATAAAAGGAGACAAATCAAACTATGAGCAAATATTATATTGACACAACCACACAAGATCAATTTTCTTGGTTTAAACACATACCCTTTATGCTTCCCATATGCATCAATCACGTAGTACCGCTTTTTGGACAATGGTTGATTAAGAACAGGAAAAAAGGCAAGATTGTGATGATATGTGTCCTCTCCTGATGAATATCTAGTAGTCAAGTTTTTGTCCTGAGGGAAAGGCAGATCATTAAGGTCTGTGTTCTTACACAACCCGAAGCAACTATACATCTCAGATTCTTCATCTTGTATTACTAAATAACCAGAATTTGGACCCTCAGGAGGCAATGAAAGAGACTTTGAATTATTTAGATAGTAGGAGAGAGGCCTGGTCACATACATTGTTACTCTTTCTACTAATCTTCAGTTAAGTGCTAGCTGAAATAGCATGTATACAAAAGGTTTGGGTCAATGATCAATACTAGCTGCAACGAAGCATAAAATAGACCTTAATCTTATTCGAAGATGTTTCTTTTCAATGATATTTAATTTTGCACACTTGACATTAGAATCAAGAAGATTTATTCAAATCTCATTGCATAAAGTCTTGAAAACCTACCCAGTGATTCTTTTCTATGCTTAATTATATGTTAGgtatcttgtttttttttagtaatttagCAGAAGACTACTTGGATGCTTCCTTTAAGTTGACTATTTTAATTTCCTCCAGTTTGTAGATAAATGCAAGATGGAGTAATTTCTGAAACAGTATCAACCAGAAGACTTCTGGGAAAACCGGTGACTTTCTTTTCTGTAAAATGTAAggtctattttttttttgcattactGATCTCACTTTAACATAGATAATATAAAAAGGATCACTAGTGATTGTTGTATCAATCTGTCAGTGGTTTTTTATAGCTGAAAGACATTACACTTGATTTtttatgtgaatgcaggggcCACAACACCCTATCCGCCGTTTAAACACCCATTTTAGGAATTTTCTCTTTAAGCTATAAAAAGGCTGGATGGATTGTTGTTAATGATCAATTGATAGGAACCATCTCcgttgtaaatataaatttaaatgactcgttatttttttaattgaaagtCAGACAGACCTGTagcaatttttttccaaaatcagGTTGTTGATTACAAAATATCAGCAGGTTCAAGCTTATCATGCATCCTAATGAGTCGGGTACCAATCCATTCAAGATTGCAGAGTCCTTTGAAGGGGTATACTGATTGTGGTTCGCTGCATTTGGTGGATAAAAATATCACAACACGCCGTTTGTGAAGTTCACAACCACACTCGAATGGTAACTGGCATTTTGACTTGCTAATACTGCTATTTGATAGATCAAATATCTTACAAATTGCTTAATGCAGTATTGGTGCTTTAATGCAATTTGTGAACTAAGAATTTTTTAGCTCGGTTTGGAATACCCCGCATCGACAGTATTCAAAATTCATGACCTAAGAT
This genomic window from Daucus carota subsp. sativus chromosome 7, DH1 v3.0, whole genome shotgun sequence contains:
- the LOC108195644 gene encoding uncharacterized protein LOC108195644, producing the protein MYVTRPLSYYLNNSKSLSLPPEGPNSGYLVIQDEESEMYSCFGLCKNTDLNDLPFPQDKNLTTRYSSGEDTYHHNLAFFPVLNQPLSKKRYYVIDAYGKHKGKAYACSTEEDMTTCCFCSHVKDVKPRPFDPCDKYQQFKIVNYETKGSFYAKSVAQGAFPPSFLRTRGWNISAKTPKHYKLGEALGVDSTLRAHLPVMSFPLSRKSSEAVVVGRWYCPFMFIKDGRLTSRDQMEKSMFYEMTLEQSWEQIFECSNIDHGIVVMVNAVVQSEVVMIGGTKAVWDEKKMVDRSCKTKWFKGSGSKREVSIGLSSEIIERMKWEEETVGWVGGGER